A genomic region of Macaca thibetana thibetana isolate TM-01 chromosome 14, ASM2454274v1, whole genome shotgun sequence contains the following coding sequences:
- the AIP gene encoding AH receptor-interacting protein isoform X1 produces MADIIARLREDGIQKRVIQEGRGELPDFQDGTKATFHYRTLHSDNEGTVLDDSRVRGKPMELIIGKKFKLPVWETIVCTMREGEIAQFLCDIKHVVLYPLVAKSLRNIAAGKDPLEGQRHCCGVAQMHEHSSLGHADLDALQQNPQPLVFHMEMLKVESPGTYQQDPWAMTDEEKAKAVPLIHQEGNRLYREGHVKEAAAKYYDAIACLKNLQMKEQPGSPEWIQLDQQITPLLLNYCQCKLVAEEYYEVLDHCSSILNKYDDNVKAYFKRGKAHAAVWNAQEAQADFAKVLELDPALAPVVSRELRALEARIRQKDEEDKARFRGIFSH; encoded by the exons GCCACGTTCCACTACCGGACGCTGCACAGTGACAACGAGGGCACCGTGCTGGACGACAGCCGGGTGCGTGGCAAGCCCATGGAGCTCATCATTGGCAAGAAGTTCAAGCTGCCTGTGTGGGAGACCATCGTGTGCACCATGCGAGAAGGGGAGATTGCCCAGTTCCTCTGTGACATCAAG CACGTGGTCCTGTACCCGCTGGTGGCCAAGAGTCTCCGCAACATCGCGGCGGGCAAGGACCCCCTGGAGGGTCAGCGGCACTGCTGCGGTGTTGCACAGATGCATGAACACAGCTCCCTGGGCCACGCTGACCTGGACGCCCTGCAGCAGAACCCCCAGCCCCTCGTCTTCCACATGGAAATGCTGAAG GTGGAGAGCCCTGGCACATACCAGCAGGACCCATGGGCCATGACGGATGAAGAGAAGGCAAAGGCAGTGCCGCTTATCCACCAGGAGGGCAACCGGTTGTACCGCGAGGGGCATGTGAAGGAGGCTGCTGCCAAGTACTACGATGCCATTGCCTGCCTCAAGAACCTGCAGATGAAG GAACAGCCTGGGTCCCCTGAATGGATCCAGCTGGACCagcagatcacgccactgctgcTCAACTACTGCCAGTGCAAGCTGGTGGCCGAGGAGTACTACGAGGTGCTGGACCATTGCTCTTCCATCCTCAACAAGTACGACG ACAACGTCAAGGCCTACTTCAAGCGGGGCAAGGCCCACGCGGCTGTGTGGAATGCCCAGGAGGCCCAGGCTGACTTTGCCAAAGTGCTGGAGCTGGACCCAGCCCTGGCACCCGTTGTGAGCCGAGAGCTGCGGGCCCTGGAGGCACGGATCCGGCAGAAGGACGAAGAGGACAAAGCCCGGTTCCGGGGGATCTTCTCCCATTGA